CCAAAAATGAAGTCAAACAGTGGCGCCGCCAAACGCTTTAAGCGTAACGGCAGTGGCAACTTCAAACGTGGGCAATCATTTCGTAGTCATATACTGACTAAAAAGAGTGCTAAACGTAAGCGTCACCTCGGTGCGCCTGCTCAAGTTCACGCATCTGATGCAGCGGCAGTTGCC
This sequence is a window from Gammaproteobacteria bacterium. Protein-coding genes within it:
- the rpmI gene encoding 50S ribosomal protein L35 → MPKMKSNSGAAKRFKRNGSGNFKRGQSFRSHILTKKSAKRKRHLGAPAQVHASDAAAVARMLPYA